In the Euphorbia lathyris chromosome 5, ddEupLath1.1, whole genome shotgun sequence genome, one interval contains:
- the LOC136230326 gene encoding agamous-like MADS-box protein MADS4 isoform X1, producing the protein MGRGRVELKRIENKINRQVTFAKRRNGLLKKAYELSVLCDAEVALIIFSNRGKLYEFCSSSSMLKTLERYQKCNYGAPETNVSAREALQELSSQQEYLKLKARYEALQRSQRNLLGEDLGPLNSKELESLERQLDMSLKQIRSTRTQFMLDQLTDLQRREHMLNEANRSLKQRGLGCMQLMEGYQVNPLQLTGQDEVAFGRQGGQSQGEGFFHPLECEPTLQIGYPHDPITVVTAGPSVNNYMPGWLP; encoded by the exons atggggAGAGGAAGAGTGGAATTGAAGAGAATTGAAAACAAAATCAACAGACAAGTAACTTTTGCAAAGAGAAGAAATGGATTATTGAAGAAAGCTTATGAGCTTTCTGTGTTATGTGATGCTGAAGTTGCtctcatcatcttctccaataGAGGAAAACTGTACGAGTTTTGCAGTAGTTCAAG CATGCTGAAAACACTTGAGAGGTATCAGAAATGCAACTATGGAGCACCAGAGACTAATGTGTCTGCAAGAGAAGCTTTG CAAGAGCTAAGCAGCCAACAAGAATATCTGAAGCTTAAAGCTCGCTATGAAGCCCTGCAACGATCTCAAAG GAATCTTTTAGGAGAAGATCTTGGTCCTTTAAACAGCAAGGAGCTTGAGTCACTGGAAAGACAACTTGATATGTCATTGAAGCAGATTAGATCAACCAGG ACCCAATTTATGCTGGACCAGCTCACTGATCTACAACGCAGG GAACATATGCTCAACGAAGCAAACAGGTCCCTGAAACAAAGG GGATTGGGATGTATGCAGCTGATGGAAGGATACCAAGTAAATCCATTGCAGTTGACGGGTCAAGATGAGGTTGCTTTTGGTCGTCAAGGAGGTCAATCTCAGGGCGAAGGCTTCTTTCATCCTTTGGAGTGTGAACCCACTTTGCAAATTGG ATATCCACATGATCCAATAACAGTAGTGACAGCTGGACCAAGTGTGAATAATTACATGCCTGGATGGTTACCTTGA
- the LOC136230326 gene encoding agamous-like MADS-box protein MADS4 isoform X2, with translation MGRGRVELKRIENKINRQVTFAKRRNGLLKKAYELSVLCDAEVALIIFSNRGKLYEFCSSSSMLKTLERYQKCNYGAPETNVSAREALQELSSQQEYLKLKARYEALQRSQRNLLGEDLGPLNSKELESLERQLDMSLKQIRSTRTQFMLDQLTDLQRREHMLNEANRSLKQRLMEGYQVNPLQLTGQDEVAFGRQGGQSQGEGFFHPLECEPTLQIGYPHDPITVVTAGPSVNNYMPGWLP, from the exons atggggAGAGGAAGAGTGGAATTGAAGAGAATTGAAAACAAAATCAACAGACAAGTAACTTTTGCAAAGAGAAGAAATGGATTATTGAAGAAAGCTTATGAGCTTTCTGTGTTATGTGATGCTGAAGTTGCtctcatcatcttctccaataGAGGAAAACTGTACGAGTTTTGCAGTAGTTCAAG CATGCTGAAAACACTTGAGAGGTATCAGAAATGCAACTATGGAGCACCAGAGACTAATGTGTCTGCAAGAGAAGCTTTG CAAGAGCTAAGCAGCCAACAAGAATATCTGAAGCTTAAAGCTCGCTATGAAGCCCTGCAACGATCTCAAAG GAATCTTTTAGGAGAAGATCTTGGTCCTTTAAACAGCAAGGAGCTTGAGTCACTGGAAAGACAACTTGATATGTCATTGAAGCAGATTAGATCAACCAGG ACCCAATTTATGCTGGACCAGCTCACTGATCTACAACGCAGG GAACATATGCTCAACGAAGCAAACAGGTCCCTGAAACAAAGG CTGATGGAAGGATACCAAGTAAATCCATTGCAGTTGACGGGTCAAGATGAGGTTGCTTTTGGTCGTCAAGGAGGTCAATCTCAGGGCGAAGGCTTCTTTCATCCTTTGGAGTGTGAACCCACTTTGCAAATTGG ATATCCACATGATCCAATAACAGTAGTGACAGCTGGACCAAGTGTGAATAATTACATGCCTGGATGGTTACCTTGA